From the genome of Jaculus jaculus isolate mJacJac1 chromosome 17, mJacJac1.mat.Y.cur, whole genome shotgun sequence:
CCATCTACCTTCATTTTCAAGTCTGAATCCAGCCATCTTCTCTGTATCAGAAAGTCTCCCCTTTGAACACCTCTTTTCACTTCTCATTGAACAGAAAGGTCCCCTTGTTTCAACAACTCTATATTGTTTTGGAAGAAAATGATTTGTTCTGACTCCATGATTCTGTTCTTCCATCCAGCCTTTGGTCTTTAGTGTGTCCATTTGACTTCTGTGATGATGCGAAGCTACAGGAGGGAAAGCGTTTCCATGACCACCTTCTTTAAGTCGCTCCAATAACCTTTggtatttctctttttcctctttttgaaCACCCTCTACCACAGTACAGTGGGGACGCCTCACACTCTTGCCACTCTCATCATGAATCATTTCCACAACTCCGTGCTCCTGAGGTTTCCATGTTAAAGAACTCTCTGGATTGCCTCTGCTATGGCGGCGACCACTCGGTCTTCTATTGTAGCCTTCTGATTTCAATGTAAACCCAAAAGAAGGTAGGACTCTACGTGGCTGATCTCAGGTTACTGTCACTCTGATCTTTGGATAGTCACTTATTCCATTTGGAGATTTATTACCCAGTTTCAGCATGTTGTTCCAGGGTCCAGAACCTGTCACTTCACAAGATGAAGAGCTTGAAAATACCTCTCCTGAAGAGGCCACATTCCGTGTTCCATTACAAGAAGTCACCATGGGCTTTGTAGTCAGCTGGAATGGGAATCCAAATAAACTTGCAGCATTGTAGAGACTGTTTTTCACTTGGTGAATAAAGCAATCTGTTCGAGCGCCGCCTCTTCAACAAGGCCCGTGCACGGGGCACCGAACGGTTGCAGAAACCGAAAATGGTGCCGAGAATCCTAACCAGCCATCTGTACATAccaggccccagcagcagcagcggcggcggccgACACAGCCCGAGACGCACACCCCAGAGCTGTCGCCGCTGCTGCCGCCAGAGCCACCGCAGCCGCCGATCCGCCTCAGCTCGCCCCCGCCGCTGACGCAtcctatactcctatttttatgccagtaccatgctgtttttattactatggctttgtagtatagctttagatcaggtatggtgatgccaccagaggtatttcgtttgctgaggatatgtttggatatgcgaggccttctgcctttccgtgtgaaatttgagataattttttctatctctgtgaagaacattgtagggattttaattggacttgtgttaaatctatatattgcctttggtaggattgtcatcttcacaatgttaattctgcctatccaggagcatgggaggtcttcccatcttctcaagtcctcctcaaattcttttttgagagtttttatattttcgttgtatagacctttcacttccttggtggacattattccaaggtattttattttttattgttgctattgaaaatggggctatgtcctttatttctttttctgtgtctttgtcatttgcatacagaaatgctaaaaatttttgtgcattgattttgtatcctgctactttgctttaggagttaatcaccttcaggagttttggtatggagtctctcgggtctcttacatatacaatcatgtcatcagcgaatagagctaacttaacttcttcctttccaaattgtatcccttttatttcctgctcctgtcttattgcttgcgctaggacttccagaactatattgaaaagcagaggtgagtgaggacatccctgtcttgttcctgatctcaatgggaattcctccagtctctctccattatgtaTTCATTTGGGCTTTTggtgctttgtatattgcctttattatgttaagatgtgaacggCCATgcagattctctccaatgttttgatcatgaagtgatgttgtatcttgtcaaaggcctattctgcatctatcaaaatgaccatgtggtttttatgtttaagcttgtttatgtggtgtattacattgacagattttcgtatgttgaaccacccttgtgttcctgggataaatcccacttggtcgaggttgataatgcttttgatgtgttgttggattcggcttatgagtattttgttcaggatctttgcatttatgttcattagggaattaggccagtagttttcttttcttgtggcatctctgcctggttttgggattaaggtgatactagattcatagaaggagttggttagctttccctgttcttcaattgtgtggcacggttttagaaagattggtttgagttcttccctgaaggtttgataaaattcagcttgGAATCtacctggtcctggactcttcttttttgggaagttttttttttattactttttcaatctctgtgagtgtgatgggttcattgaggtgattaatctgctctgagtttagctttggtagatgatatgcgtccaggaatttatccatctcctccacatttcccagttttatggagtaaaggttttggaaataagtcctgatggttctgctgattttacttatgtctgttgtgatctctcctttttcattttgaattttgttaatttggagcctctcctttttttgcttgatcaaattggccagaggtttgtcaatcttgtttattttttcaaggaaccagctctttgttttgtcaattgccttaattgtttccttggtttccaattcattaatttctgttctgattttaattatttctttccttctggagctctttgggttggatttttcttgtttttccaatgcctttagatggatgattaggctattgatttgggatctttctgtcttttttttatgaaggcattgagtgctatgaattttcccctgaggactaccttcattgtgtcccataagttttggtatgatgtgttcttattgccattcaattccatgaattttgcaatttcaatttttatttcatccactatccatttattggtTAAGTTTTTCCaattgccattggggttcttgttggttttttgttgttgatttctaggaatatagcattatgatctgatatcatgcagggaattatgtcgattttcctaaatatgtggaggcagtctttgtgacccagtatatggtttattttagagaatgttccatgggctgctgagaagaatgtgtagtctgtggatttcggATGGAAAgatctgtagatgtctgttagatctaagtgatctatggttttgttgagctctcttacatccctgttgagcttctgtttggatgatctgtctattactgataaaggtgtgttaaagtccccagctatgatggtgttggtagttatttctgttttattgtcaagtaggttttgttttattaactgtgttgCCCTTCTCTTTGGTGCatgcagatttatgattgtaatatcctcttgatggatctttcccttgataaataggaagtggccTGCTTtgaattttttggttatttttggttttaagtcaattttatctgatattaatatagctacacctgcttgtttcttattcccatttgcttggaatattgttttctaccctttcatcctgaggaggtttctgtctttagtggtaaggtgggtttcttgaaggcagcagattgaggggtctaatgttttttttgtttgtttgttttgttttgctttacaaggtagagtctcactctggtccaggctgacctggaattaactctgtcatctcagggtggccttgaactcatggcattcctcctacctctgcctcctgagtgctgggattaaaggcgtgcaccactacgcccggctgaggggtctaattttttgatctacgctgttagcctgtgtctcttgatgggtgacttaaggccattaatatttagggtgatgactgtgagatttgatttgatccttgccatgttgtggtggtacaggtgtgttggcatttccatgtaatttgaaattttttctgtctactctgggtttggttgctgtgatatGCCCCTTGCAgtcatttgtttcttctctgtggagaatttcctggaatactttctgtaggtttggttttgtgttcatataattgtaaagctgagtttttcatggaaagttttcctttcaccatctattataagggagactcttgctgggtagagtagtttcggttggaagccatagtttcttagagtgtggagagtatcattccaggcccttctagatttcagggtttccattgagaagtctgaagtaattttgatgggttttcctttgaaagtggtgtgctgtttttccctagctgcttttaggattttctcttgggtgtcaatgtttagaggcttaatgataatatgtcttggggagtttctcctttggtctagtcagttaggagttctgtttgcttctggtatcttgatgggcctttttttAAGAGAcctggaaagttttcttcaattattgtgttaaatatgttctctatgcctttggtctgaaatttttctccttctggtattccaatgattctgatttaggacgtttaagtgtatcccacaattctctcatgttctgttcacaggaacttttgaacttactgaaatgttTGGATTCTTGAACTGTACATCAGAGTTTCTAttttccacttcgctgactctattcttgaaagcCTCTAGtcagttttggacttgttcaattaagttagcattttctcctactttcctatgtatcacttccagtgctctgtccagctcccttttcacctcattttctgattttcttgatgattcttggaaatcatccttgcatttctttatgttttcatttagtgtgtccagctgatttttaaggtcctcttttttttcactctccctcaactctcttagttctctttgaatttcttccagtgtcttatcatattgctctagcttagtgatggtagcctccacatgattatctgtcctttgtagctttcctgccagttctagcagtatgTTGTTCAGgcttgcattgttcatagcttccacttgatattctgatcctatacacccttctatgttttggttagatgtaatacttcttggactgggtgatctgtctggattttcttgcattttatttttcatgttatttcttttgtgctgtggtctacccatgtcagtgtatgggcaggtaggtgggtggagcagcctgggatctagctaaTGAgaattcaaggcagcctggggcagttgcaagtagcctgggtttttgctctctcttgccaaagccgcctatgtatagcctgacaggggcaccaaagttgcctgaattctcacctagtaatgcaccaaagctgcctgccttcgagtttgaaaggggactgaggtagcaatccCTGAAGCTGccaaaactctggctgggaacactgggacctgcaaacagtctgtgctctcctgcctcagaggAGTGGGGAATGGGTGGCAATGGACGGGTAGggaatggcacctgagctggcgctagtgactcagtgtggagttgtgtggcccttgctgtgggactgggcctgctgcacatgcaattgtagtgaagaggcagctgatgcgggcacgggatcaggacacagcagaggctggccagcgggcaagtgatcggagcacagcagcagggcatCTGGCAGCCGCTTAATCACGGCAGAGGTGGCTCCCACGGTCGTGCGATCCGAGCACAGCATGGCTGGCCAACTCACacaatcagagcacaaaggcagagGTTGCCAcatcagtgcagcaggctggtggGCATGCGATGGGCTGGCGGGCACGCAATCAGAGCACAGCTGCATGCGGGGCATGGGGCATGGGGTTTGGGGTgtggggatgtgtgcttccctgtttttccccactctgtgccttcccactggcaaaaagaccctgatagcccttaatttcttgcctttctttccccggtatctgtagtgcagctaggcggttgccatctttcCTGGAAGTCTCGTCAATTACCCTTTTAATCTCAgtgtttgtgataggtttgttgaggagattaatttgctctgtgtttagtaggtggtatgtgtccaggaattcctCCATTTCATCTGTATTGTcaaattttgtggagtataggttTTAAGTAAgtcatgatgattctcccaacttcacttatatctgttgtgatctctcttttttcatttctaattttgttaatttgaagcatttattttttttctcaatcaaATTGAAcaggggcttatcaatcttgtttatttttttcaaagaaccagctctttgtttcatcaattttcttagttgttttcttcatttccaattcattaatttctgctctgatcttaattatttatttctgtctggagatttttggggttggatacttctttttgtttccaatgcctttagttggatggctaggttattgattttgaatctgtctttgttatgaaggtatttagaaCAATGAATTTCCCCCCGAGGACTGCTTTTGTTTGTCCTAtaagatttggtatgttgtgttctctatgtcattaatttctataaattttgcaatttctttttaattttgtctacTACCCACTTATTACATAAGTGTTTGTTGTTCATATTAcaggagttggttgggttcctggcacatcttttgctGTTATCTgatatcaagaaggaaattatgttgatcctcctaaatatttggaggcagagtttgtgacccagtatatgatctgtgttagagaaggttccatgggcatGGAGAAGAATGTGTTGTCTGTGGATTTCGGGTAGAATGCTCTGTAGATATCCAGTagatctaattgatctatggtgttaatgagctctcttacttccctgttaatttttttgtttgtatgatctatctattgctgatagcgGAGTATTGAagaccccaactatgatggtgttggtgattatttctgctttattgtcaagtaaattttgttttatgaattgtggtacacatgtatttggtgcataaaaataaagatttttgatatattcttattggatcatttccttgataagtaagaaatgactttctttgtcttttttgattacttttagtttgaagtctgttttatttgaTATAAGTATAGgtacacctgcttgcttcttatttctgttggcttggaatatcattttccacccttttaccctgaggaggtgtatgTCATTAgaggtgaggtgagtttcttgaagacagcagattgaggggtttaATTTTCTGACcaatcctgttagcttatgtctcttgatgggtgagttaagtccattaatatttaggataataaCTATGAGGTTTCATTTAACAACCGCCATACTGTCAAggtttatgtggtttgatgttttcttggtctttgtattttttgtgccttcttgaagCATGGTTATTATGGTCTGCTTCTCATAGGCACTTgaagttggttatttgaatcttctgtgtaGAGCATTCCttaagtactctctgtaggtttgtgtttgtgttcatatagttgtatagctgagttttattgtggaaggattttccttcaccatctattgggatacttttgctgggtatgaCTTTTGGGTTAGAAATTGTAAGTTCTTAGAGTTTGTAGTGTTCCACTCCAGGCCTTTCTCACCtttaggatttccattgagaaatattttgattttgatgGGTTTTCCTTTATGTGTAATGTGTCATCTCTCCCTAGCTgtctttaggactttctctttttgATTGCTATCTAGCATCTTAATGATAAtagtcttggagaatttctgctttggtccagtctgcaGTCTGTTTAGAATTCTGCtagcttgtaacttgatgggactctcttttgaaagagtgggaaaattttctttgattattttgtcaaataaatttttcttgcctttggtctgaatttcttccccttctggtagtCCCATAATCTGAATGTTGGGACCCTTAAAGGTATCCcacattccctcatgttctgttcacagaaaattttgaacttgttgaaacttttggacacacaaactgtttcttttgttttgtattctaattctgagtttctatcctccatatgggtgactctattcttgagagcttttatagaatttttggtttgttcaatttggttcatattttctactgTGTTTTTATGTAATAGTTTCCAAccttctgttgagttcccttttcatgtcattttctgatttactaatgcttcttggagttcatccttgtaCTTGtgtatgtcttcattgagcttagccagctgattattgaggacctttattttaattaatttatttttgttccccttcagatcatttaactttctttggaacccttcctggctCTTTTCTAGTATGTCTAATCTAGTGAATATACCATTCatattcatacaattattggtcctttgttaaGTTTCTGCAAGtactgctatttgcttggccagggttgcatagttgtttcttcattttggggttctgatcctattgtgtcttttatgttttcattagagacatacattgtgggactgggcaatctagctggatttacttgcatctgaaTTTTTTGTGCTATTCCTTcttcactgtggtctgcccatcacaatggtTCAGAAAGCCTAGGGTGTGGGACTAGCTTGCTGGCCAGAGTTGGAGGTTAGTGAATGGGACGATGATCACCCACAGAATTCAGAAAGGCTAGGGAGGAGACACTAGCCTGCTCCCTGTTTAGTGGTGGGATAGCAGTGGGTGGGATGGAAATTGCATGCTGGGCTCCAATGAGTCGGCAGGAAGGGCAACTGGGCCAGCGGCCACCCATGGGAGTTAGCATGCCTGGGCAGTAATGGTGACTGGGCTGCCCAATTACGAGAGTGGGACAGGAAGGCTGGGTTGGAAGGCCAATCATGTGTGCCCCCAGGCGGCAGAAAGGCTTGGAGGGGGGCATGGCACTCATGAGTGCCTCTGGGGGACATCAAGACTGGGTGGGAACAGTGGTCACTGTACCCACGGGGGACAACAAAGCTGGGTGGGAATGGTAATCATGCACATGGGTGGGTTACAGCAAGCCTGGGGGAAAAATGGTATTCACTCATGCCCACAGGTTACCACAAGCCTGGGGTGGAAAGGTGTTCATACACTCCTGGGGGAACAGCAAGACTGGGCAGGACCAGCAAGGCTGGGGAGGGGGACCAGCTGTTCTGTGTGCCCAAGCGGGACAGCAAAACTGGGCGCACAATGATCAGGCCTGCCTGTGGGGTGCGCCTTCAGGGGTCCTGCAAGACTGGGCAGGAGTGGTGTTATTGCATGCCCGCTGGAGACAGCAAGCCTGGATGGGAAAGATGGGATAGTTATCACTTCCTTGGAGCTCTGCCCTGTGGCTGGAAAGCCTAGGGTGGAGGACCTAGCCTGCTAGCTTGGTTCCACTTgtcctgcagttagtgcaggtgGGACCTCCTAGTGGGAACGTGTCTAGGATGGGTACTTGAGGGgatgggggactggtgggctacctgagagtgtgggaattagttgattccctattttgctcctccATACCACCCCACTGGAATCTTACTAGGATCAGCAAACtcctaaacaaaaaaataccccCCTCCTGGACCTTAAaggtctttccttttcttccacatgAGTTGAGGCAAAGTTAGGTGGATGCcttcttgactggaagtccaaaAATTCACTTCTTGATTTCATCCAGTCCTTAAAAGACCTAACACCAATGCCACTCCTAATATCTAATAAAACAGAAAGAGCAGGAATGTTGctatatttgttttataaagCAAACTTTGCAATGGAAATagaatcaaaaaaaaagacagttctCCTTCTTTCTGCTATATAAAATCCAGTCCATAATTAAGTGACCTAAGATCATGGATGGCTACATCTGACTCAAAGGTCCAATATAGCACTCTGGAGATTAGATGAACTCTCAACATCTAATTCCTAAAATGTCTTGTTCTAGCTTATTTCTAAATTTAATCA
Proteins encoded in this window:
- the LOC123455620 gene encoding LOW QUALITY PROTEIN: sentrin-specific protease 2-like (The sequence of the model RefSeq protein was modified relative to this genomic sequence to represent the inferred CDS: inserted 2 bases in 1 codon; substituted 1 base at 1 genomic stop codon) — translated: MYRWLVRILGTIFGFCNRSVPRARALLKRRRSNXDCFIHQVKNSLYNAASLFGFPFQLTTKPMVTSCNGTRNVASSGEVFSSSSSCEVTGSGPWNNMLKLGNKSPNGISDYPKIRVTVTXDQPRRVLPSFGFTLKSEGYNRRPSGRRHSRGNPESSLTWKPQEHGVVEMIHDESGKSVRRPHCTVVEGVQKEEKEKYQRLLERLKEGGHGNAFPPVASHHHRSQMDTLKTKGWMEEQNHGVRTNHFLPKQYRVVETRGPFCSMRSEKRCSKGRLSDTEKMAGFRLENEGRWGHQREPDLSEEVSARLRLGSGNNGFFRRKASIIEAKEKHFSGKEKDRRTDDLLELTEDMEKEINNALGHGPPDEILSSAFKLRITRGDIQTLKNCHWLNDEVINFYMNLLVERNKKQGYPALHAFSTFFYPKLKSGGYQAVKRWTKGLNLFEQELVLVPIHLKVHWSLVVMDLRKKCLKYLDSMGQKGHRICELLLQYLQDESKTKRNIDLNLLEWTHYSMKPHEIPQQLNGSDRGMFTCKYADYISRDKPITFTQHQMPLFRKKMVWEILHQQLL